From Nymphaea colorata isolate Beijing-Zhang1983 chromosome 6, ASM883128v2, whole genome shotgun sequence, a single genomic window includes:
- the LOC116255950 gene encoding cytochrome P450 89A2-like, with translation MTYNQLEINLDHDDLETDFDQCCDRDLTYPFIPFQIKRAWFSTKLDASFRDEADGSGGVVTPIKSFLHAVFWLLLFMCFGKKLEDDVVLKIETVLHDLTLRYPLSNLLSIFPRITKILFPRPCGELLELRRRREEVILRLIRDCRAAGRKPTISSIDSLLSLELPDGRKLEDKEILVLCAEFLNGGNATTSTTPQWVMANLVKNPGIQAKLHEEVSSVVGERAEVNEDDLTWMPYLKAVAMETLRRHPPSHLMLNHTAMDEDETLGGHAIPVKALINFMAREMGLEEKVWKEPLEFRPERFLPGGEGEEVDITRSKKKMSLWCRKKDLPWQ, from the exons ATGACTTATAACCAGCTGGAAATAAACCTCGACCATGATGATCTGGAAACGGATTTTGACCAATGTTGTGATCGTGATCTCACTT ATCCTTTTATCCCATTCCAAATCAAGAGAGCATGGTTTTCAACCAAATTAGACGCCAGTTTCAGAGATGAAGCCGATGGCAGTGGGGGCGTGGTGACTCCCATTAAGAGCTTCCTGCATGCCGTATTCTGGTTGCTCCTCTTCATGTGTTTCGGCAAGAAACTTGAAGACGACGTAGTCTTGAAAATCGAGACCGTGTTGCATGACCTTACTTTGCGCTATCCGCTGTCCAATCTCCTGAGCATCTTCCCCAGAATCACCAAAATCCTCTTCCCGCGGCCATGTGGCGAACTGCTCGAGCTCAGGCGCAGGCGGGAGGAGGTAATCCTGCGCCTCATAAGAGACTGCAGAGCAGCTGGCAGGAAGCCGACGATCTCTTCTATCGATTCCCTTCTCAGTCTCGAACTCCCCGATGGCCGGAAACTTGAGGACAAGGAGATCCTAGTGCTCTGCGCGGAGTTCCTCAATGGAGGAAATGCCACGACGTCAACAACACCCCAGTGGGTGATGGCGAACTTGGTCAAGAACCCtgggattcaggcgaagctccACGAAGAGGTAAGCAGCGTCGTCGGCGAACGTGCGGAGGTGAATGAAGACGACCTAACATGGATGCCTTACCTAAAGGCAGTGGCCATGGAGACACTAAGGAGGCACCCACCGAGCCATTTGATGTTGAACCACACGGCGATGGATGAGGACGAGACTCTTGGCGGGCATGCCATACCGGTGAAGGCATTGATCAACTTCATGGCAAGGGAGATGGGGTTGGAAGAGAAGGTATGGAAGGAGCCGCTGGAGTTCAGGCCGGAGAGGTTCCTGCCGGGAGGCGAGGGGGAAGAGGTGGACATCACGAGGAGCAAAAAGAAGATGTCTCTTTGGTGCAGGAAGAAGGATCTTCCCTGGCAATGA